Proteins encoded by one window of Lathyrus oleraceus cultivar Zhongwan6 chromosome 1, CAAS_Psat_ZW6_1.0, whole genome shotgun sequence:
- the LOC127121900 gene encoding ethylene-responsive transcription factor ERN2-like, protein MGRKRKVSEVVEEGSMVWDEMMKEAASLGGARRVRKRFVGVRQRPSGRWVAEIKDTIQKIRVWLGTFDTAEEAARAYDEAACLLRGANTRTNFWPCSQSSTSPALSSKITNILLQRLKERNMINNNSCSSFSSPNYTSLLGSSEERQERVNDHEMQRVEETYGEVSKDFSIDQFTDFLNDHEDYSASNNDFINDAAQFDYISSSFESCLTESNVCKGNENINIEYKSTSNNVTQTSSGDSNSEDSEEEVNDLGIIDAPDFRFLDDIAPTSYYSPFEIAEEMEEKIETEDFHDEPSMIRAVMKRMKYERKFSASLYAFNGIPECLKLKLESGNNNGRGLISEQLNNLKESCSKNNKVEKKNEENEQVSMEIEACSLSRNDSDVFLWNSLDLPPICFVNLLENGSFN, encoded by the coding sequence ATGGGAAGGAAGAGAAAGGTTTCTGAAGTAGTTGAAGAAGGAAGCATGGTTTGGGATGAAATGATGAAAGAAGCTGCATCCCTAGGAGGAGCTAGACGAGTCCGAAAACGATTCGTCGGTGTTCGACAAAGGCCGTCGGGAAGATGGGTTGCGGAGATAAAAGACACCATTCAAAAGATAAGAGTTTGGTTAGGAACTTTTGATACAGCTGAAGAAGCTGCAAGAGCTTATGATGAGGCTGCTTGTTTGCTTCGCGGCGCCAATACTCGCACGAATTTCTGGCCTTGTTCTCAATCTTCAACTAGTCCTGCCCTCTCTTCAAAGATCACTAATATTTTACTTCAAAGACTTAAAGAAAGGAACATGATCAACAATAACTCTTGTTCTTCTTTTTCTTCGCCGAATTACACTTCCTTGTTGGGGAGTTCCGAGGAGCGTCAGGAACGAGTCAATGATCACGAGATGCAACGAGTGGAGGAAACCTACGGAGAAGTATCGAAAGATTTCTCAATTGATCAATTCACCGATTTTCTCAACGATCACGAAGATTATAGCGCAAGCAACAACGATTTCATCAACGACGCTGCTCAATTCGACTACATTTCAAGTAGTTTCGAATCATGTTTAACCGAAAGCAACGTCTGCAAAGGAAACGAGAACATCAATATCGAATacaaatcaacatcaaacaatgTGACACAAACTTCAAGTGGTGATAGCAATTCAGAAGATAGTGAAGAAGAAGTCAATGACTTAGGTATCATCGACGCTCCCGATTTTCGGTTCCTCGACGATATTGCTCCAACTAGTTACTACTCGCCTTTCGAGATTGCTGAAGAAATGGAAGAAAAAATAGAAACAGAAGATTTTCATGATGAGCCTTCAATGATAAGAGCCGTTATGAAGAGAATGAAGTATGAGAGAAAATTTTCAGCTTCTCTTTATGCATTCAATGGAATACCGGAATGTTTGAAGTTGAAACTTGAATCAGGAAACAACAATGGAAGAGGATTGATTTCTGAACAATTGAACAATCTTAAGGAATCATGTAGCAAGAACAATAAGGTTGAGAAGAAGAATGAAGAAAATGAACAAGTTTCAATGGAGATTGAAGCTTGTTCGTTGTCTAGGAATGATAGTGatgttttcctttggaattcaCTTGATCTTCCTCCAATTTGTTTTGTTAACTTACTTGAAAATGGTTCATTTAATTAG